One part of the Athene noctua chromosome Z, bAthNoc1.hap1.1, whole genome shotgun sequence genome encodes these proteins:
- the INIP gene encoding SOSS complex subunit C — protein sequence MAANPSGQGFQNKNRVAILAELDKEKRKLLMQNQSSTNHPGASIALARSPLNKDFRDHAEQQHIAAQQKAALQHAHAHSSGYFITQDSAFGNLILPVLPRLEAE from the exons ATGGCAGCAAATCCTTCGGGACAAG GTTTCCAGAATAAAAATAGGGTTGCAATCCTGGCAGAACTAGACAAGGAGAAGAGAAAGTTACTTATGCAAAACCAGTCTTCCACAAATCACCCTGGAGCCAG CATTGCACTTGCAAGATCACCGCTTAACAAGGATTTCCGTGATCATGCTGAGCAACAGCACAttgcagcacagcagaaggcTGCACTGCAG catGCACATGCACATTCCTCAGGATACTTCATAACTCAAGACTCTGCATTTGGAAATCTTATTCTTCCTGTCTTACCTCGACTTGAGGCAGAATGA